The Pseudoalteromonas sp. UG3-2 genome contains a region encoding:
- a CDS encoding class I SAM-dependent methyltransferase yields the protein MPNATVEFYRKNSQSFTESTLNVDMSPLYQRFLPNIPAGGHILDAGCGSGRDALHFKKVGFKVSAFDACPELAAFASNLLGEKVQVKTFAELSENQQYDGIWCCASLLHVKQEELPSAFQNLTTALKSGGTLYVSFKYGDAERNAQGRHFTDLNESGLAELVAKQQWLEVFEVWQTCDQRPGREHELWLNALLKRR from the coding sequence ATGCCAAACGCAACTGTTGAGTTTTATCGTAAGAACAGTCAATCTTTTACTGAGTCGACTTTAAATGTTGACATGAGCCCCTTATATCAGCGCTTTCTCCCCAATATTCCCGCTGGTGGTCATATTTTAGATGCTGGCTGCGGCTCAGGGCGGGACGCGCTGCATTTTAAAAAAGTGGGCTTTAAGGTCAGTGCTTTTGACGCTTGCCCTGAGTTGGCTGCTTTTGCCAGTAACTTACTTGGCGAAAAAGTACAGGTTAAAACCTTTGCAGAGTTGTCTGAAAATCAGCAATACGATGGCATATGGTGCTGCGCCAGTTTGTTGCATGTAAAACAAGAGGAATTACCTAGCGCCTTTCAAAATTTAACAACAGCATTAAAGTCCGGCGGTACCCTTTATGTCAGCTTTAAATACGGTGACGCGGAGCGTAATGCACAAGGTAGGCATTTTACGGATCTAAATGAGAGTGGTTTAGCCGAGCTTGTGGCTAAGCAGCAATGGCTTGAGGTCTTCGAAGTTTGGCAAACTTGCGATCAACGGCCCGGCAGAGAACATGAGCTGTGGTTAAATGCGCTGCTAAAGAGACGTTAA